In Deltaproteobacteria bacterium, the following proteins share a genomic window:
- a CDS encoding NADH-quinone oxidoreductase subunit N has translation MEILKTTDWSQLIFAALPIWLLVTGAILILIFSAVAKTLPHSIYWVIAALLALSSLFLVGAGWWRMEPTSIALLSFDRLAFCLDAIFLIALFLSLFFSHDYLKERGLEGGEYYTLLLLTTAGLMLIAHAADLLILFLGIEIASLSAYILAGFQRGSVRSYEAALKYFILGSFASGFLLYGIALLFGATGSTDLADIAKISDLVSDSEGILMGLGSLLLLVGVAFKIAAVPFQFWSPDVYEGAPTPVTGLMASAVKAGGFAALLRLVVPLMETLQVPWVPIFWTLSALTMTVGNLMALRQTNIKRMLAYSSIAHAGYALVGVAAAFQEKTSFETTLAAVLFYLFAYSFMTLGAFGVVVALGRGSSEPDEISEYASLAEKRPVLAASLTFFLLSLIGIPPTIGFVGKFYLFSGAVQAGLTGLVVVAVLNSAVSVYYYLGPIVKMYFQKGNPLTPQPVSKLLIAGLVICLFAVLYLGLLPTSLMVIAQESVKGMLF, from the coding sequence ATGGAAATACTCAAAACAACTGACTGGTCACAGCTTATCTTTGCGGCCCTCCCGATATGGCTCCTGGTGACCGGGGCGATCCTCATCCTGATATTCTCTGCCGTTGCCAAAACGCTTCCTCACTCGATTTACTGGGTTATTGCCGCTTTACTGGCGCTCTCCTCGCTGTTTCTTGTCGGGGCGGGATGGTGGAGGATGGAACCGACCTCGATTGCCCTCTTGTCCTTCGACCGGCTTGCCTTCTGTCTCGATGCGATCTTTTTAATCGCCCTGTTCCTCTCGCTCTTCTTTTCCCATGATTACCTCAAGGAGAGAGGTCTGGAGGGGGGCGAATATTACACCCTCCTGCTACTCACAACCGCTGGTCTCATGCTGATTGCGCACGCGGCAGACCTGCTCATCCTCTTTCTTGGGATTGAAATTGCCTCGCTCTCTGCCTATATCCTGGCCGGATTTCAAAGAGGTTCTGTTCGTTCCTACGAAGCGGCCTTGAAATACTTCATCCTTGGTTCTTTCGCCTCCGGTTTTCTGCTGTATGGGATAGCGCTCTTGTTCGGTGCGACCGGTTCCACCGATCTGGCCGATATCGCCAAGATCTCCGATCTGGTCTCCGACTCCGAGGGGATTCTGATGGGACTTGGCTCTCTCCTCCTCCTCGTTGGTGTCGCCTTTAAAATAGCGGCGGTCCCTTTCCAATTCTGGTCTCCTGATGTTTATGAGGGGGCCCCCACACCAGTCACCGGCCTCATGGCCTCGGCGGTCAAGGCCGGCGGATTTGCCGCCCTTCTCCGCCTTGTTGTGCCGTTGATGGAAACTCTCCAGGTCCCTTGGGTCCCCATCTTTTGGACACTCTCCGCGCTGACGATGACGGTCGGAAATCTCATGGCGCTTCGTCAGACGAATATCAAGAGGATGCTCGCCTATTCCTCGATCGCCCATGCCGGTTATGCCCTGGTCGGTGTTGCCGCCGCCTTTCAGGAAAAGACCTCTTTTGAGACAACGCTCGCTGCGGTGCTGTTTTATCTCTTTGCCTACTCGTTCATGACACTCGGGGCGTTTGGCGTTGTTGTGGCCTTGGGTCGTGGTTCCTCAGAGCCTGATGAAATTTCCGAATATGCCTCTCTAGCCGAGAAGCGGCCTGTCTTGGCCGCCAGCCTGACTTTTTTTCTCCTCTCCTTGATTGGAATCCCGCCAACGATCGGTTTTGTCGGAAAATTTTATCTCTTTTCCGGTGCGGTTCAGGCAGGTCTGACAGGCCTTGTCGTGGTTGCGGTGTTAAACAGTGCCGTTTCTGTCTATTACTATCTCGGTCCGATCGTAAAAATGTATTTCCAAAAAGGAAACCCGCTAACACCCCAGCCTGTTTCCAAGCTGTTGATTGCCGGGCTCGTCATCTGTCTCTTTGCCGTCCTTTATTTGGGGCTCCTTCCGACAAGTCTCATGGTGATTGCGCAGGAATCGGTGAAAGGAATGTTGTTTTAA
- a CDS encoding NADH-quinone oxidoreductase subunit M: MNFLDNHLLSLLIFSPLAGILPLSLVSNDRLQRSIAFLTTLIPLALSLRLLALFQGTSPFEFQEVVPWLPLFNVYYRLGLDGFSLPLVLLTTFLMPIIFLSCWEEPKKKIRQFLVFFLLLQTGMLGVFASLDLFLFYVFWEAMLIPMYFLIGLWGGPRRVYAALKFVLYTMVGSLLMLAAILALYSLAGKTFNLLDLYRLGLSETKQLLLFGAFALAFAVKVPLFPFHTWLPDAHVEAPTAGSVILAGVLLKMGTYGFVRFALPLFPQAVERLAPLFMILSVIGIVYGALVSMVQEDMKKLVAYSSVSHLGFVMLGIFSLTPQGIAGATLQMVNHGISTGALFLLVGMIYERRHSRQIADFGGLASSMPIFAMLFLIVSLSSLGLPGTNGFVGEFLILLGTYKVGPLFAAIGGIGIIFAAVYLLWMVRRVFFGPLNKKENRMLRDLTPREIGLLLPLVFLIFWIGFYPGFLLKRMDNAVNQLLENTVYFSHGNTQNN, encoded by the coding sequence ATGAACTTTTTGGATAACCATCTTTTGTCGCTTCTCATCTTCTCTCCTCTCGCGGGCATCCTCCCCCTTTCTCTCGTTTCAAACGACCGCCTTCAACGTTCGATCGCTTTCTTGACCACATTGATCCCGCTTGCCTTGTCACTGCGTCTCTTGGCCCTTTTTCAGGGAACCTCTCCCTTCGAATTTCAGGAAGTCGTCCCGTGGTTACCCCTGTTCAATGTTTATTACCGTCTGGGGCTTGATGGCTTCAGCCTGCCACTGGTTCTACTGACCACCTTTCTGATGCCGATCATTTTTCTCTCCTGCTGGGAAGAGCCCAAGAAGAAGATCCGCCAGTTCCTGGTCTTTTTTCTCCTCCTCCAGACCGGGATGTTGGGGGTTTTCGCAAGCCTCGATCTGTTTCTCTTTTATGTCTTTTGGGAGGCGATGTTGATTCCGATGTATTTTTTAATTGGCCTCTGGGGCGGCCCGAGGCGGGTTTATGCCGCCCTGAAGTTCGTGCTGTACACGATGGTCGGAAGTCTTTTGATGCTCGCCGCGATCCTCGCCCTCTATTCTTTGGCCGGGAAGACGTTCAATCTTCTGGATCTGTACCGTCTGGGACTCAGTGAAACCAAACAGCTCCTCCTGTTTGGTGCCTTTGCCTTGGCCTTTGCAGTCAAGGTCCCGCTTTTTCCGTTTCACACCTGGTTGCCGGATGCGCACGTCGAGGCACCGACCGCCGGTAGCGTTATCCTGGCCGGTGTCCTTCTAAAGATGGGGACTTACGGGTTTGTACGCTTCGCCCTTCCCCTCTTTCCCCAGGCCGTGGAGCGCCTCGCCCCGCTGTTTATGATCCTCTCAGTCATCGGGATTGTTTATGGGGCACTCGTCTCCATGGTCCAGGAAGATATGAAGAAGCTCGTCGCCTATTCCTCCGTTTCCCACCTGGGATTCGTCATGTTGGGGATTTTCTCTCTCACCCCTCAGGGGATCGCCGGGGCAACGCTTCAGATGGTGAACCATGGAATCTCCACCGGCGCCCTCTTTCTCTTGGTCGGAATGATCTATGAGCGACGCCACAGCCGTCAGATAGCCGATTTCGGTGGCCTTGCCTCTTCGATGCCGATCTTTGCCATGCTGTTCCTGATCGTCTCTCTCTCCTCCCTGGGTCTGCCCGGAACGAACGGATTTGTTGGAGAGTTTCTCATCCTGCTGGGAACCTACAAGGTGGGGCCGCTCTTCGCAGCGATTGGAGGAATTGGGATCATCTTTGCCGCCGTCTACCTTCTCTGGATGGTTCGCCGCGTCTTTTTTGGCCCTTTAAACAAAAAGGAAAACAGGATGCTTCGGGACCTCACACCGCGTGAGATCGGGCTCCTTCTTCCCCTGGTCTTTCTGATTTTCTGGATCGGTTTTTACCCCGGGTTTTTACTGAAGAGAATGGATAACGCCGTCAACCAACTTTTGGAAAATACGGTGTACTTTAGCCATGGAAATACTCAAAACAACTGA
- the nuoL gene encoding NADH-quinone oxidoreductase subunit L — MAAFVALLPLLPLLGAFLNGIVAVLCRSGLREVPKALVSLIGVGLPLGAFGLTLLLFSLAKNPAEGISTAPLWTWIAFDDFAAHVAFKVDRLSLTLSLVVTGVGSLIHLYSVGYMSHDKGFARYFSYLNLFLFSMLVLVLAGNLPLMFVGWEGVGLCSYLLIGFWFEDPAKAYAGKKAFIVNRIGDLGFLLGMFVLYTVLVKKGVASPHGLLSFDILQQYRTELSGVATLACLLLFTGAVGKSAQIPLYVWLPDAMAGPTPVSALIHAATMVTAGIYMIARLHFLYTLSPVAMEVVAVIGASTAFFAATIGLVQRDIKKVLAYSTVSQLGYMFLALGVGAFSAAIFHLVTHAFFKACLFLGSGSVIHALSGEQDIWKMGGLRKRMPVTFATFFMATLAIVGLFPFAGFFSKDAILFQTFATNHKILWGVGFVTAGLTAFYMSRLLTVVFLGSNRTEKEKLAHLHESPLSMTIPLILLGLLSLGGGWMAIPEALHGGDHFFKWLAPLFPYEHFFDLLEAAGHGLELLFSVVTLLWVFHLGLITMILYAQKPAIMDRLAGRFRRLHKILEEKYYLDEIYNFLVVRSIESFSRVVLWRFHDEKVVDGLLVHGSAETVGLMGRTLNLLQTGVVQNYALFFIVGVIFLIACVIL; from the coding sequence CTGGCTGCCTTTGTGGCATTGCTACCGCTCCTGCCACTCCTGGGGGCATTCTTAAACGGTATCGTTGCGGTTCTTTGCCGGAGCGGCTTAAGAGAGGTCCCAAAGGCGTTGGTCTCATTGATCGGGGTTGGACTCCCGCTCGGGGCATTTGGACTAACCCTGCTCCTCTTTTCTCTTGCTAAAAATCCTGCTGAAGGGATTTCAACGGCCCCCCTCTGGACCTGGATTGCCTTTGATGATTTTGCGGCCCACGTCGCCTTCAAGGTCGATCGCCTTTCACTCACCCTCTCTTTGGTGGTGACAGGGGTCGGCTCCCTGATCCATCTTTATTCGGTCGGTTACATGTCCCACGACAAGGGGTTCGCCCGCTACTTTTCGTATCTCAATCTCTTCCTCTTTTCGATGCTCGTACTCGTTTTAGCGGGAAATCTTCCCTTGATGTTCGTCGGTTGGGAAGGGGTCGGCCTTTGTTCCTATCTTTTGATTGGGTTCTGGTTCGAGGACCCAGCCAAGGCTTATGCCGGCAAGAAGGCGTTCATTGTCAACCGGATAGGAGATCTTGGTTTCCTTCTCGGGATGTTCGTTCTCTACACCGTACTCGTCAAAAAGGGGGTGGCTTCGCCGCATGGCCTGCTCAGTTTTGACATCCTCCAGCAGTATCGCACGGAGCTCTCAGGGGTAGCGACACTCGCCTGCCTTCTCCTGTTCACGGGGGCCGTTGGAAAATCGGCCCAGATCCCCCTGTATGTCTGGCTTCCCGATGCGATGGCTGGTCCAACACCGGTCTCGGCCCTCATCCATGCCGCAACGATGGTGACCGCCGGCATCTACATGATCGCCCGCCTTCATTTCCTCTATACGCTGTCACCCGTTGCGATGGAGGTTGTCGCCGTCATTGGCGCCTCCACCGCCTTTTTTGCCGCCACGATCGGACTCGTGCAGCGAGACATCAAAAAAGTCTTGGCCTATTCCACCGTTTCCCAGCTCGGGTACATGTTTCTGGCCTTGGGTGTCGGGGCCTTTTCTGCCGCCATTTTCCACCTGGTCACCCATGCCTTTTTCAAGGCCTGTCTCTTTCTCGGTTCCGGTTCGGTCATCCATGCGCTCTCGGGCGAACAGGATATCTGGAAAATGGGCGGCCTTCGAAAGAGGATGCCGGTCACCTTTGCTACCTTTTTTATGGCGACCCTCGCCATTGTTGGCCTCTTTCCGTTTGCCGGTTTTTTCAGCAAGGATGCGATCCTCTTTCAGACCTTTGCAACAAACCACAAGATCCTCTGGGGCGTCGGTTTTGTAACCGCCGGGCTCACCGCTTTTTATATGTCTCGTCTCTTGACCGTTGTCTTTCTGGGATCCAACCGAACGGAGAAGGAGAAATTGGCGCATCTCCATGAGTCTCCTCTCAGCATGACGATTCCGTTGATCCTTCTGGGGCTCCTCTCGCTGGGAGGGGGTTGGATGGCAATTCCGGAGGCACTTCATGGAGGAGATCATTTCTTCAAGTGGCTAGCCCCGCTCTTCCCTTACGAGCATTTTTTCGATCTCCTCGAGGCGGCGGGGCATGGGCTTGAGCTTTTGTTCTCCGTTGTGACGCTCCTCTGGGTTTTTCACTTAGGCCTCATCACCATGATTCTGTACGCCCAGAAGCCGGCCATCATGGATCGCCTGGCAGGACGGTTCAGACGACTCCATAAAATTCTGGAAGAGAAATATTACCTGGATGAGATCTACAATTTTCTTGTTGTCCGATCGATCGAGTCCTTTTCGCGCGTTGTCCTCTGGCGGTTTCATGATGAAAAGGTGGTCGATGGCCTTCTCGTTCATGGCTCTGCGGAGACGGTCGGTCTGATGGGTCGAACCTTAAACCTTCTTCAAACGGGGGTTGTTCAAAATTATGCCCTCTTCTTTATTGTAGGAGTGATTTTTCTGATCGCCTGCGTGATTTTATGA
- the nuoK gene encoding NADH-quinone oxidoreductase subunit NuoK, giving the protein MITLGHYVMLSALLFIIGVAGVLTRRNAIVILMSIELMLNASNLAFVAFSRFHGLLEGQVISFFVIALAAAEATVGLAIVVAIFRKQGTIDLGHFKFLRG; this is encoded by the coding sequence ATGATCACCCTCGGTCATTACGTGATGCTTTCCGCCCTTCTTTTTATCATCGGAGTTGCCGGCGTGCTCACACGCCGAAATGCAATTGTCATCCTCATGTCAATCGAGTTGATGCTGAATGCGAGCAATCTTGCGTTCGTCGCATTCTCCAGGTTTCATGGTCTCCTTGAGGGTCAGGTAATCTCATTTTTTGTTATTGCCCTGGCCGCCGCCGAGGCAACGGTAGGGCTTGCGATTGTGGTAGCCATTTTTAGAAAACAGGGAACGATCGATCTGGGTCATTTCAAATTTTTGAGAGGTTAG
- a CDS encoding NADH-quinone oxidoreductase subunit J — MELILFYLFAGLSVLSAIFVITFRNTLSSACALILTLFGIACLFVLLGAHFLAVLQVLVYAGAVMVLFVFIIMLLNLGHEELLRLKLSYSSVLGILFASYFGFLLILKIGMISKPFSPFLSKDYGSVQEVGRLLFSKFLVPFEAISLLLLIAMIGAVVLGRKRA, encoded by the coding sequence ATGGAGTTGATTTTATTCTATCTTTTTGCCGGTCTTTCGGTTCTTTCCGCTATTTTTGTCATCACCTTTAGAAACACACTCTCATCGGCCTGCGCCCTTATTCTGACCCTGTTTGGAATCGCCTGTCTCTTTGTCCTGCTCGGAGCCCACTTTTTGGCAGTACTCCAGGTCCTGGTTTATGCCGGAGCGGTCATGGTCCTGTTTGTCTTCATTATCATGCTTCTTAATCTGGGACATGAGGAGCTTTTGCGACTAAAACTCTCCTACTCCTCCGTCCTGGGAATTCTATTTGCGAGCTACTTCGGTTTTCTCCTGATATTGAAGATAGGAATGATTTCAAAACCGTTCTCTCCGTTCCTATCGAAGGACTATGGATCGGTCCAGGAAGTTGGAAGGCTCCTCTTCTCAAAGTTTCTGGTCCCGTTTGAGGCGATTTCCCTGCTGTTGCTGATTGCAATGATCGGGGCGGTCGTTTTGGGGAGGAAAAGAGCATGA